The proteins below come from a single bacterium genomic window:
- a CDS encoding class I SAM-dependent methyltransferase — MTDIAKVEEKWSGVDWQAHYRTGWCTFPGLMERVFERLCGSPVGDQREMLQHLVGSQLASGNVHHAGRVQILELGCGQLPLSGHIQLPDLTEGLLDATCMDISQACLDSASKAFTDLHLERQDLNHLDLGGRRFDLCIVAHFAHHIENLGHLFTVIAKALAPTGLLYMNDYIGPRWLHFDKSDLDLGREYLLQIPEEQRRKVDGTIKTYPFAGSTKEALAQTDPSEACRSDEIVPVMLRSFRPASMFGYGTLLYMVLQGIAQNFPDNEDSRSVLDWLWDEECRLLLSGELSPWLLATIGRVV; from the coding sequence ATGACCGACATTGCGAAGGTCGAAGAGAAGTGGTCTGGCGTTGACTGGCAGGCTCACTATCGCACCGGTTGGTGCACCTTTCCGGGCCTGATGGAGCGGGTGTTCGAGCGGCTGTGCGGTTCGCCAGTGGGCGACCAGCGCGAGATGTTGCAGCACCTAGTAGGGTCTCAATTGGCCAGCGGCAACGTCCATCATGCCGGGCGCGTGCAGATACTGGAGTTGGGGTGCGGCCAACTGCCTCTCTCTGGACATATCCAGCTGCCAGACCTGACGGAGGGTTTGCTGGATGCCACTTGCATGGATATCTCTCAGGCATGTCTGGACAGCGCCAGCAAAGCGTTCACGGACCTGCATCTGGAGCGCCAGGATTTGAACCATCTTGACCTGGGCGGTAGAAGATTCGACCTGTGTATAGTTGCGCATTTTGCGCACCATATAGAAAATCTGGGGCATCTTTTTACAGTGATAGCCAAAGCTCTTGCGCCCACTGGCCTGCTTTATATGAATGACTATATCGGGCCGAGGTGGCTCCATTTTGACAAGAGCGACCTCGATTTAGGGAGGGAGTATTTGCTCCAAATCCCCGAAGAACAGCGGCGGAAGGTTGACGGAACTATCAAGACGTATCCCTTCGCTGGCAGCACCAAGGAGGCTTTGGCACAGACTGACCCGTCCGAGGCCTGCCGTTCGGACGAGATAGTGCCTGTCATGTTGCGGTCGTTTCGGCCAGCAAGCATGTTTGGTTACGGCACACTTTTGTACATGGTGTTGCAGGGCATAGCCCAGAATTTCCCGGACAACGAAGACTCGCGGAGTGTGCTGGATTGGCTGTGGGATGAGGAGTGCCGGCTCCTGCTTTCAGGGGAATTATCACCGTGGTTACTGGCTACGATAGGCCGGGTGGTATGA
- a CDS encoding methyltransferase domain-containing protein — translation DAGDRHSDTWDNVGQREVDLLNSTGLQPHHFLVDIGCGCGRLAHALGDYLAEAGKYLGFDIVEETLEVGRSVSDPSYEFRLIPDFTIDVPDNTADFVMFASVLTHLIDYECYRYLLEAKRIIKLDGKIVVSFARWDSAYWWEFESLVQHGADPTLAIYINMMTHEMLKAWAKHLELNVSFMGPEHIGQDVAIFTHP, via the coding sequence GATGCTGGCGATAGGCATTCGGATACCTGGGACAATGTCGGCCAGCGAGAGGTCGATTTACTCAACTCGACTGGGCTACAGCCACACCACTTCCTGGTTGACATAGGCTGCGGCTGCGGCAGGCTGGCGCATGCTCTGGGTGACTACCTGGCAGAAGCAGGCAAGTATCTCGGATTTGACATCGTTGAAGAGACGCTTGAAGTAGGCAGGTCGGTCTCTGACCCGTCGTATGAGTTCAGGCTCATCCCCGACTTCACAATCGATGTCCCTGACAACACAGCGGACTTCGTGATGTTCGCGTCGGTGTTGACGCATCTGATAGACTACGAATGCTATCGCTATCTGCTGGAGGCCAAGCGCATAATCAAGCTCGATGGCAAAATAGTCGTGTCGTTCGCACGCTGGGATAGCGCTTACTGGTGGGAGTTTGAGTCGCTCGTCCAGCATGGCGCTGATCCCACCCTAGCGATATACATCAACATGATGACCCACGAGATGCTGAAAGCGTGGGCAAAGCACCTTGAGCTCAACGTATCATTCATGGGCCCTGAGCACATAGGGCAGGATGTAGCGATATTCACACATCCATAA